Proteins encoded together in one Onychomys torridus chromosome 1, mOncTor1.1, whole genome shotgun sequence window:
- the LOC118584776 gene encoding olfactory receptor 14A2-like, whose protein sequence is MTNVTAITGFILMGFSDIQELQTLCGVLFLVMYVAAVISNLIIIILITIDLQLQTPMYFFLKNLSLLDTFFVSVPIPNFFVNSLTHNNSISILGCVFQVFLMTSFAAGEVFVLTAMSYDRYVAICNPLHYDVIMNEGTCVLMVSVSWATGALFGAIYTAGTFSMPFCGSNMIPQIFCDIPSLLRISCSKTLVVIYSSLGIGVCVGISCFICVVISYFYIFSTVLKIATTKGQSKAFSTCIPHLTVFTVFIATACFVYVKLPSHVPSITDSFISVLYTVLPPVLNPVIYSLKNTDVKCALRRWQQNLCQRFSLH, encoded by the coding sequence ATGACCAATGTCACTGCAATAACTGGATTCATCCTCATGGGGTTCTCTGACATCCAGGAGCTACAGACTTTATGTGGAGTGCTCTTCCTAGTGATGTACGTGGCAGCTGTAATAAGTAATCTCATCATCATCATTCTTATCACCATTGACCTGCAGCTTCAaacacccatgtacttcttcctgaaGAATTTGTCTTTGCTGGATACCTTTTTTGTGTCTGTTCCAATACCAAATTTCTTTGTCAATAGTCTAACTCACAACAATTCCATTTCCATTCTTGGTTGTGTCTTCCAGGTATTTTTAATGACTTCATTTGCAGCAGGAGAagtatttgtcctgactgccatgtcctatgaccgctatgttgCCATTTGCAATCCTCTGCACTATGATGTCATTATGAATGAGGGTACCTGTGTTCTTATGGTGAGTGTTTCCTGGGCGACTGGGGCACTCTTTGGAGCCATATATACAGCTGGCACATTTTCTATGCCCTTCTGTGGTTCCAACATGATCCCACAAATTTTTTGTGATATCCCTTCATTGCTAAGGATTTCATGCTCCAAAACACTTGTGGTCATTTACTCAAGTCTTGGAATTGGTGTATGTGTGGGCATATCTTGCTTTATCTGTGTGGTGATCTCttacttttacattttctccACTGTGCTTAAGATTGCTACTACTAAAGGTCAGTCCAAAGCATTTTCCACATGCATCCCCCACCTCACTGTTTTcactgttttcattgctactgccTGCTTCGTCTATGTGAAGCTACCCTCCCATGTACCATCAATCACAGACAGCTTTATTTCTGTGCTTTACACTGTGCTACCTCCAGTACTTAATCCTGTGATCTACAGCCTGAAGAACACTGATGTCAAGTGTGCTCTGAGGAGGTGGCAGCAAAATCTCTGCCAAAGGTTTTCACTTCATTAA